Genomic DNA from Prevotella intermedia ATCC 25611 = DSM 20706:
GCTGCATTGGAGCATTTGCCAAGCGTTTCTCGTTGAGCAATTCGCAGGCATATAAATATCTGAGTCAGCATAAAGGCTTAGACTTTCTGATTAAGCATTACGATGCAGAGCACACATTGTCTATAGACGATGCAGTAGAAGATATAACAACCATTTGCCAACGCCATGGAGGGGCATTAGTGTGATACTGTATCATGGCTCTAACCAAATAATTGAACAAATAGACCTAAGCAAAGGACGCAAAGGAAAGGACTTTGGACAAGGTTTTTATCTAAGTGATAGCTTTGAACAAGCTAAACTTATGGCTGAGAATACTGTTGCAAGAATGGAATGTGGAGAGTCTTGCATTACCAAATTTGAATTTGATGACAACCTATTGCACTCACCAGTAGACGTAAAAGTAAAGCTATTTACAGAATACAACATAGAGTGGGCAAGGTTCATTATTGCCAATCGCAACAATCGTTCAACTTCCGCCATTCATAATTATGATATTGTATATGGTCCGATTGCCGATGATAGAGTGGGTCTACAATTACAACGGTATCGTCAGCAATATATATCTTTAGAACAGTTAGTGGAAGAATTGAAATATAAACGTCCCACTTTTCAGTATTTCTTTGGTACTGAAA
This window encodes:
- a CDS encoding DUF3990 domain-containing protein, which gives rise to MILYHGSNQIIEQIDLSKGRKGKDFGQGFYLSDSFEQAKLMAENTVARMECGESCITKFEFDDNLLHSPVDVKVKLFTEYNIEWARFIIANRNNRSTSAIHNYDIVYGPIADDRVGLQLQRYRQQYISLEQLVEELKYKRPTFQYFFGTEKAICHLIMKG
- a CDS encoding DUF3791 domain-containing protein — protein: MSNKTTDTIEYLVCCIGAFAKRFSLSNSQAYKYLSQHKGLDFLIKHYDAEHTLSIDDAVEDITTICQRHGGALV